In one Microvirgula aerodenitrificans DSM 15089 genomic region, the following are encoded:
- a CDS encoding putative bifunctional diguanylate cyclase/phosphodiesterase, translating into MSTAPLTTWISLSAVLALLLAATLLYLRHQGQRLGDLQTNHDALIEQSLAGIYIVQNEIVVYCNPRAADMLGYTQDEMTGLPTSALLDAEERERVRLQLQRRRRDQIIDMRFQLRLRHRNGRRIDTEVHSRLAPYRGADATIGIMIDVSDRTEAEHKQRLSDIVFDNAAEGILLTDGDARIIAVNRAFTRITGYEADEVVNRRSRLFRVDHMGRAINRQMLQSLDEQGCWQGEFLDRHRNGRLYPVRLSISAVHDPEGELINNVCVFNDISQHKDAEDRLVFLATHDPLTRLTNRAEFLTRLQTTCEGTSATAFALLFIDLDRFKLVNDGFGHSGGDDLLRVIAARLNYAVGKDALLSRVGGDEFTVLTNTGDRAKLALQVEHLLDELAQPSVLDGKELTVTGSIGIAVYPEDGHNAQTLLRHAEVAMYRAKTAGKNTYAFFNASMVSQASERLTMENALRNAITRQQLELHYQPQVDPDSGLIVAVEALARWHHPEWGMIPPSRFIPLAEETGLVLVLGHWVIRAACEQIARWDAAGIRVPRVAVNLSARQFADSSLCQVLTDALTSAGIAPQRIELEVTESALIEQPDAAVALLNELKALGVHLALDDFGTGYSSLSQLKNLPLDALKIDRTFIDGVPNDPNDVAITEAIVAMARKLALTVVAEGAETIEQRDFLAACGCDLIQGFYYSRPLPPEALAAYIRSGTSRHSATRMDL; encoded by the coding sequence TTGTCCACTGCCCCCCTGACCACATGGATCTCGCTGTCCGCCGTTCTCGCCCTGCTGCTGGCCGCCACGCTGCTGTACCTGCGCCACCAGGGGCAGCGGCTGGGCGATTTGCAGACCAACCATGACGCGCTGATCGAGCAATCGCTGGCCGGCATCTACATCGTGCAGAACGAAATTGTCGTCTACTGCAACCCGCGCGCGGCCGACATGCTCGGCTATACCCAGGACGAAATGACCGGCCTGCCGACTTCCGCGCTGCTGGACGCGGAAGAGCGCGAACGGGTCCGCCTCCAGCTGCAGCGCCGCCGGCGGGACCAGATCATCGACATGCGCTTTCAGCTCCGCCTGCGTCATCGCAATGGCCGCCGCATCGACACCGAGGTCCACAGCCGGCTCGCACCATACCGCGGCGCCGACGCCACCATCGGCATCATGATCGACGTCAGCGACCGGACCGAGGCCGAGCACAAGCAGCGCCTGTCCGACATCGTGTTCGACAACGCCGCCGAAGGCATCCTGCTGACCGATGGCGATGCACGCATCATCGCCGTCAACCGCGCATTCACCCGCATTACCGGCTACGAGGCCGACGAGGTGGTCAACCGCCGTTCGCGCCTGTTCCGCGTCGACCACATGGGCCGGGCGATCAACCGCCAGATGCTGCAGTCCCTGGATGAGCAGGGCTGCTGGCAGGGCGAGTTCCTCGATCGCCATCGCAATGGCCGCCTGTATCCGGTCCGGCTGTCGATCAGCGCCGTGCATGACCCGGAAGGCGAGCTGATCAACAACGTCTGCGTATTCAACGACATCAGCCAGCACAAGGACGCCGAGGACCGGCTGGTCTTCCTCGCCACCCACGACCCGCTGACCCGGCTGACCAACCGCGCCGAATTTCTCACCCGGCTGCAGACCACCTGCGAAGGGACATCGGCCACGGCATTCGCCCTGCTGTTCATCGATCTCGACCGCTTCAAGCTGGTCAACGACGGCTTCGGCCACAGCGGCGGCGACGACCTGCTGCGCGTGATCGCCGCCCGGCTCAACTATGCGGTCGGCAAGGATGCACTGCTGAGCCGGGTCGGCGGCGACGAATTCACCGTGCTGACCAATACCGGCGATCGCGCGAAGCTGGCGCTGCAGGTCGAGCACCTGCTGGACGAACTGGCCCAGCCCAGCGTGCTCGACGGCAAGGAACTGACCGTCACCGGCTCGATCGGCATCGCCGTCTACCCCGAGGATGGCCACAACGCCCAGACGCTGCTCCGCCATGCGGAAGTGGCGATGTACCGTGCCAAGACCGCCGGCAAGAATACCTATGCGTTCTTCAATGCCAGCATGGTCAGCCAGGCCAGCGAGCGGCTGACCATGGAAAATGCGCTGCGCAACGCCATCACCCGCCAGCAGCTCGAACTCCACTACCAGCCGCAGGTCGATCCGGACTCCGGGCTGATCGTCGCGGTCGAGGCGCTGGCGCGCTGGCACCACCCGGAATGGGGCATGATCCCGCCGTCGCGCTTTATCCCGCTGGCGGAAGAAACCGGTCTGGTGCTGGTGCTCGGCCACTGGGTGATCCGTGCCGCCTGCGAACAGATCGCCCGCTGGGACGCCGCCGGCATTCGCGTGCCCCGGGTGGCGGTCAACCTGTCCGCACGCCAGTTTGCCGACTCCTCGCTGTGCCAGGTCCTGACCGACGCGCTGACCAGTGCCGGCATCGCCCCGCAGCGGATCGAGCTGGAGGTGACCGAAAGCGCGCTGATCGAACAGCCCGACGCGGCGGTCGCCCTGCTGAACGAATTGAAAGCACTGGGCGTGCATCTGGCACTGGACGACTTCGGTACCGGCTACTCCAGCCTGTCGCAGCTGAAGAACCTGCCGCTCGACGCGCTGAAAATCGACCGGACCTTTATCGACGGCGTGCCGAACGACCCGAACGATGTCGCCATTACCGAGGCCATTGTCGCCATGGCCCGGAAGCTGGCGCTGACCGTCGTGGCCGAGGGGGCGGAAACCATCGAACAGCGCGATTTCCTCGCCGCCTGTGGCTGCGACCTGATCCAGGGTTTCTACTACAGCCGGCCGCTGCCGCCGGAAGCGCTCGCCGCCTATATCCGCAGCGGCACCTCGCGGCACAGTGCCACCCGGATGGATCTCTGA
- the rlmB gene encoding 23S rRNA (guanosine(2251)-2'-O)-methyltransferase RlmB, protein MSQKKLIHGFHAVNARLFQSPKSLVELFVAAGRDDRRMQDVLDKAASENVRVISVDTARLDAMTGRARHQGVAAVIDVSHRIVNVDDVLDTLNEPPLLLILDGVTDPHNLGACLRVADAMGVHAVISPKDRSAGLNATVSKVACGAAEVVPYVQVTNLARCLRDIKDRGIWIAGTDMDASTDLYHCDAAGPLAWVMGSEGEGMRRLTREHCDLLVSIPMFGTVESLNVSVATGMVLSESRRQRVLAAG, encoded by the coding sequence ATGTCGCAGAAAAAACTCATTCACGGCTTCCACGCCGTCAACGCCCGGCTGTTCCAGTCGCCGAAAAGCCTGGTCGAGCTGTTCGTCGCCGCCGGCCGTGACGACCGTCGCATGCAGGACGTGCTCGACAAGGCCGCCAGCGAGAACGTGCGCGTGATCAGCGTCGATACCGCCCGGCTCGACGCCATGACCGGCCGCGCGCGCCACCAGGGCGTGGCAGCGGTCATCGACGTCAGCCACCGCATCGTCAATGTCGACGACGTGCTCGACACGCTGAACGAACCGCCGCTGCTGCTGATCCTCGACGGCGTGACCGACCCGCACAATCTCGGCGCCTGCCTGCGCGTGGCCGATGCGATGGGCGTCCACGCCGTCATCTCGCCGAAAGACCGCTCCGCCGGCCTGAACGCCACCGTCAGCAAGGTGGCATGTGGCGCGGCCGAGGTCGTGCCGTACGTGCAGGTGACCAATCTGGCCCGCTGCCTGCGCGACATCAAGGACCGCGGCATCTGGATCGCCGGCACCGACATGGACGCCAGCACCGACCTCTACCACTGCGATGCCGCCGGTCCGCTGGCCTGGGTCATGGGCTCGGAAGGTGAAGGCATGCGCCGCCTGACGCGCGAACATTGCGATCTGCTGGTCAGCATCCCGATGTTCGGCACGGTGGAAAGCCTGAACGTGTCGGTCGCCACCGGCATGGTACTCAGCGAATCGCGCCGGCAGCGCGTACTGGCCGCCGGCTGA
- a CDS encoding multicopper oxidase family protein — MQRRTLLAALASAPLWPLAARANPHAGHGMPMHDSMPMNGMTAMHAPSSSPDALPPAGQPLATLPRLANRSTEAGTFSGVIDIAETRHALLPGAPTRLWSYNAGPLGPLIELNAGDRVAITLNNRLPEETTVHWHGLPVDPRVDGHPRDAIAPGGSFRAGFTLPDDLSGTFWYHPHPHGLTARQVAMSLAGPVIIRHRNDPFAGLPESLLVISDQRFDRDNQVAAHTPADWMDGREGEVVLVNGQYRPRLDVAPNETRRLRVLNACAARYLLLSLPGATLTRVGTDGGALARPETGLSQLLLTPGERTELLVTFPARVGQSLQLVSLPYARGKMMQPEQTAALPLMTVAVADRAPAAAFSLPAQLATIVPLGRPDIRRRVVLSERPMDHRMAGGGMMAMMKNMFLIDGRTYDMNRVDLSGKVGQIEEWEVVNDSHMDHPFHLHGGQFQLIARNGKPQPPSWRDTVNLAPRASLTLRVRFDTPGERLYHCHILEHEDLGMMGTLAVHA; from the coding sequence ATGCAAAGACGCACTCTCCTCGCCGCCCTGGCGAGCGCCCCGCTGTGGCCGCTGGCCGCCCGCGCCAATCCGCACGCCGGTCACGGCATGCCGATGCACGACAGCATGCCGATGAACGGCATGACCGCCATGCATGCCCCCTCGTCGTCGCCGGACGCCCTGCCGCCGGCGGGGCAGCCACTGGCTACCCTGCCCCGGCTGGCCAACCGCAGCACCGAGGCCGGCACGTTCAGCGGCGTCATCGATATCGCGGAAACCCGGCATGCACTGCTGCCGGGTGCGCCGACCCGGCTGTGGAGCTACAACGCCGGGCCGCTTGGCCCGCTGATCGAGCTGAATGCCGGCGACCGGGTCGCCATCACGCTGAACAACCGCCTGCCCGAAGAAACGACCGTGCACTGGCACGGTCTGCCGGTCGATCCGCGCGTCGATGGCCATCCGCGCGATGCCATTGCACCGGGCGGCTCGTTCCGTGCCGGATTCACCCTCCCCGACGACCTGTCCGGCACCTTCTGGTATCACCCGCATCCGCATGGCCTGACTGCGCGCCAGGTAGCGATGAGCCTGGCCGGTCCCGTCATCATCCGCCATCGCAACGATCCGTTCGCCGGCCTGCCGGAGTCGCTGCTGGTCATCAGTGACCAGCGCTTCGATCGCGACAACCAGGTGGCCGCGCACACGCCGGCCGACTGGATGGACGGCCGCGAAGGCGAAGTGGTGCTGGTCAACGGCCAGTACCGGCCGCGACTCGATGTCGCGCCGAACGAAACCCGCCGCCTGCGCGTGCTCAATGCCTGCGCGGCACGCTATCTGCTGCTGTCGCTGCCCGGCGCGACCCTGACCCGGGTCGGCACCGATGGCGGCGCGCTGGCCCGGCCGGAAACCGGTCTGTCGCAGTTGCTGCTGACCCCGGGCGAACGCACCGAACTGCTGGTGACCTTCCCGGCCCGGGTCGGCCAGTCGCTGCAACTGGTTTCGCTGCCGTATGCGCGCGGCAAGATGATGCAGCCGGAGCAGACCGCGGCACTGCCGCTGATGACCGTCGCCGTCGCCGACCGTGCACCGGCAGCGGCCTTCAGCCTGCCGGCGCAGCTGGCGACGATCGTGCCACTGGGCCGGCCGGACATCCGCCGCCGCGTGGTGCTGTCGGAGCGGCCGATGGACCACCGCATGGCCGGTGGCGGCATGATGGCCATGATGAAAAACATGTTCCTGATCGACGGCAGAACCTACGACATGAACCGTGTCGACCTGAGCGGCAAGGTCGGGCAGATCGAGGAATGGGAAGTGGTCAATGACAGCCATATGGATCATCCGTTCCATCTGCATGGCGGCCAGTTCCAGCTGATCGCCCGCAACGGCAAGCCACAGCCGCCGAGCTGGCGCGATACGGTCAATCTGGCACCGCGCGCCAGCCTGACCCTGCGCGTGCGCTTCGACACCCCGGGCGAGCGCCTGTACCACTGCCATATCCTCGAACATGAGGATCTCGGCATGATGGGCACACTGGCCGTGCACGCGTAA
- the fliK gene encoding flagellar hook-length control protein FliK encodes MLPIQPTLTIRDLSPGQLGQVLRDVRPILEVNPTPARLPDLKPGEQVSARVVDNLAGNRFLVLVKNQLLTLNLGRGQMLAAEPGATLKLTVAQVTPRLSFRLESEPVQEQSDRQLSRVTLSGASRYLGALLTQASRGAEPVVREPLLPQPGQRPAAGGANAAPTPAASQLGPIMLANGQVNTRALAGALQQMLSGSGTFYEAHLAEWVQGKRTLEQVRAEPQAKLELPKATLALLHQQRTDDDPAQATGKAGDEVDSARHQNANAALGQLVARQLDTLEHRQVLMQGAAWPEQPFEWLIEEDKTAPDREADGREEAPRRWVSRLALNLPSLGAIEARITLDGQGVQIRMDALDPRTAARIAAERDRLQHQLSETGLTLLQYSVNREAT; translated from the coding sequence ATGCTACCGATCCAGCCCACCCTGACCATCCGGGACTTGTCCCCGGGCCAGCTCGGCCAAGTCCTTCGCGACGTCCGGCCGATCCTGGAGGTCAATCCGACGCCGGCCCGCCTGCCCGACCTGAAGCCGGGCGAGCAGGTATCGGCACGCGTGGTGGACAACCTCGCCGGCAACCGTTTCCTGGTGCTGGTCAAAAACCAGTTACTGACCCTGAACCTCGGCCGCGGCCAGATGCTGGCGGCCGAACCGGGCGCCACGCTGAAACTGACCGTGGCGCAGGTCACGCCGCGGCTGTCATTCCGGCTGGAAAGCGAACCGGTCCAGGAGCAGAGCGACCGCCAGCTGTCGCGGGTGACCCTGTCCGGCGCCTCGCGCTATCTGGGTGCCCTGCTGACCCAGGCCAGTCGTGGCGCCGAGCCGGTGGTGCGCGAACCGCTGTTGCCGCAACCGGGCCAGCGCCCGGCGGCCGGCGGCGCCAATGCCGCGCCAACGCCGGCAGCCTCGCAACTGGGGCCGATCATGCTGGCCAACGGCCAGGTCAACACCCGGGCACTGGCCGGCGCGCTGCAGCAGATGCTGTCCGGCAGCGGCACCTTCTACGAGGCGCATCTGGCCGAGTGGGTGCAGGGCAAGCGCACGCTGGAGCAGGTCCGGGCCGAGCCGCAGGCGAAGCTGGAACTGCCAAAGGCCACACTGGCACTGCTGCACCAGCAACGCACAGACGACGATCCGGCCCAGGCCACCGGCAAGGCCGGCGATGAGGTCGACAGCGCCCGCCACCAGAACGCCAATGCCGCACTCGGGCAGCTGGTCGCACGCCAGCTCGACACACTGGAACACCGCCAGGTGCTGATGCAGGGCGCGGCTTGGCCGGAGCAGCCGTTCGAGTGGCTGATCGAGGAAGACAAGACCGCGCCGGACCGCGAAGCCGACGGCCGCGAGGAGGCCCCGCGCCGCTGGGTCAGCCGGCTGGCACTGAACCTGCCGTCACTCGGCGCCATCGAGGCACGCATCACGCTGGACGGTCAGGGTGTACAGATCCGCATGGATGCGCTCGACCCGCGCACGGCAGCCCGCATCGCCGCCGAGCGCGACCGCCTCCAGCATCAATTGAGCGAAACCGGACTTACCCTGCTGCAGTACTCCGTGAACCGGGAGGCAACATGA
- a CDS encoding EscU/YscU/HrcU family type III secretion system export apparatus switch protein, which translates to MSRRDAERQSAVALAYRQGSVAPRVVAKGRGEMAARIIERARASDVFVHESPQLVNLLMQVDLDSQIPSELYQAVAEVLAFVYYLERQAAGADEENPPQLPDWISPPTTP; encoded by the coding sequence ATGAGCCGCCGCGACGCCGAACGCCAGAGCGCCGTGGCGCTGGCCTACCGCCAGGGCTCGGTCGCGCCGCGCGTGGTGGCCAAGGGCCGGGGCGAGATGGCCGCCCGCATCATCGAACGCGCCAGGGCGTCCGATGTCTTCGTCCACGAGTCGCCGCAACTGGTCAATCTGCTGATGCAGGTCGATCTCGACAGCCAGATCCCGTCCGAGCTGTACCAGGCTGTGGCGGAAGTACTCGCCTTTGTCTACTACCTGGAACGGCAGGCGGCCGGTGCCGACGAAGAAAACCCGCCGCAACTCCCCGACTGGATATCTCCGCCGACGACCCCATGA